Proteins from one Impatiens glandulifera chromosome 2, dImpGla2.1, whole genome shotgun sequence genomic window:
- the LOC124925388 gene encoding SWI/SNF complex subunit SWI3C-like isoform X2: MPVSSSELRTGWRKKRKRHPQIGQRPKPQDEDEEEDDVEDEEEEDLEQQNKFEQGQRNKEQNSQSRRVIETLLGAGEKVSDFPPVIKQKLNRPHSSVSAIVALEKAVQRGESVSLQNGIVFENISHGQLQSLSIVPRDSPSLLPASELEKVDGFTSLGSSYVITPPPLMDGRGVIKRFGGNRVLLVPMHAEWFAPHSIHRLERQVVPHFFTGKSNDHSPEKYLGCRNLIIAKYMENPERRISVSDCEGLEFGIDIEDLTRIVRFLDNWGILNYCAAAPPNFKPRDHDSCLKEDSNGEVQVPSAALKSIDSLIQFDKPKCRLKAADVYQQMSSSIADKECDLDRRIRERLSENSCSYCSSTLSTIFYQSLKEVDVLACFDCYHDGKFVVGHSSLDFVRMDSTKGCGDYLDSESWTDQETLLLLEAIETYNDNWNEIADHVGTKSKSQCILHFVRLPVEDDQLESIEVPDKSQMSNGYDPRRPGTCLQESDSEKSLLFANSKNPVMSLVAFLTSAVGPRVAAACAHTSLSVLTADGLDASKNIEQMQSTGLANRMNMEALCNNNGHSHVENANSSKPKIGDSGLHGSLLSKQLKSAAQAGLSSAATKAKLFADHEEREIQRLSANIINNQLKRLELKLKQFAEIETLLMKECEQVERSRQRLAGDRVRILSGQFGNNSNQQNIPNSPALYGTGQAIHPQFMPRQPMYGLGPRLPLSAIHPSSTASTSMFNSAANPQSSSSQPILRPGTRTSSGLG, encoded by the exons ATGCCAGTTTCTTCGTCAG AGCTACGAACCGGATGGaggaagaaaaggaagaggCACCCGCAAATCGGCCAAAGACCGAAACCCCAAGACGAAGACGAGGAAGAAGACGATGTCGAAGACGAGGAGGAGGAGGACCTTGAACAACAGAACAAATTCGAACAAGGACAACGAAACAAGGAACAAAACTCCCAATCAAGACGAGTGATCGAAACACTCTTGGGAGCCGGCGAGAAAGTTTCCGACTTTCCTCCGGTTATTAAGCAGAAATTGAATAGACCCCACTCGTCTGTTTCTGCGATTGTGGCCTTAGAGAAGGCGGTTCAAAGAGGGGAGAGTGTAAGTCTGCAGAACGGCATTGTCTTTGAGAATATTTCTCATGGGCAGCTCCAGTCTCTGTCTATTGTTCCCCGGGATTCTCCTTCGCTATTGCCAGCTAGTGAGCTGGAGAAAGTTGACGGCTTTACTTCTTTGGGTTCCTCATATGTCATTACACCTCCTCCTCTCATGGATGGGCGAGGAGTAATTAAACGTTTTGGTGGCAATCGAGTACTTTTAGTACCAATGCACGCAG AATGGTTTGCTCCTCATTCAATTCATAGATTGGAGAGACAAGTAGTGCCACACTTTTTCACTGGAAAGTCGAATGATCATAGCCCTGAAAAATACTTGGGATGTCGGAATTTAATTATTGCAAAATATATGGAAAATCCAGAGAGGAGAATCTCAGTTTCTGATTGTGAAGGATTGGAATTTGGTATTGATATAGAGGATTTAACTAGAATAGTTCGTTTCCTTGATAATTGGGGAATACTAAATTATTGTGCTGCTGCACCCCCTAATTTTAAACCTCGGGATCATGATTCATGCTTGAAGGAGGATTCTAATGGTGAAGTTCAAGTTCCTTCAGCTGCTTTGAAGAGTATTGATAGCTTGATCCAGTTTGACAAGCCCAAATGTAGGCTTAAGGCAGCAGATGTTTATCAGCAGATGTCATCAAGTATTGCAGACAAAGAGTGTGATTTGGACAGGCGAATACGAGAACGACTATCTGAGAACAGTTGCAGTTACTGTTCTTCGACTTTGTCCACAATATTCTATCAGTCTCTAAAGGAG GTAGATGTACTAGCCTGCTTTGATTGCTACCATGATGGAAAATTTGTAGTTGGTCACTCAAGCTTAGATTTTGTGAGGATGGACTCAACCAAAGGTTGTGGTGACTACTTGGACAGTGAAAGTTGGACAGATCAGGAAACATTGTTACTGCTTGAAGCAATTGAAACTTATAATGACAACTGGAATGAGATAGCTGACCATGTTGGTACAAAGTCAAAATCACAATGCATACTGCATTTTGTCCGTCTTCCTGTGGAGGATGATCAATTGGAAAGTATTGAAGTTCCTGACAAGTCTCAAATGTCAAATGGTTATGATCCTAGGAGACCAG GAACATGTCTTCAAGAATCTGATTCAGAGAAAAGTCTCCTGTTTGCAAATTCAAAGAATCCTGTTATGTCATTG GTTGCCTTTCTGACATCTGCTGTGGGACCAAGAGTGGCTGCAGCATGTGCTCACACATCTTTGTCTGTGCTCACTGCTGATGGCCTCGATGCTTCTAAAAATATTGAACAAATGCAATCAACCGGACTTGCTAAtag AATGAATATGGAGGCTCTCTGTAACAATAATGGCCATTCTCATGTAGAAAATGCAAACTCAAGTAAGCCAAaaa TAGGTGACTCAGGGTTGCATGGTTCATTACTGAGTAAACAGTTAAAATCTGCTGCCCAAGCTGGTCTTTCTTCTGCAGCAACAAAAGCTAAATTGTTTGCAGACCATGAAGAAAGGGAAATACAAAGACTCTCTgctaatattataaataatcag TTGAAGAGATTAGAACTGAAGCTGAAACAGTTTGCTGAAATTGAAACCTTGTTGATGAAAGAATGCGAACAAGTAGAACGATCAAGACAGAGGCTTGCTGGAGATCGTGTTCGGATATTATCAGGCCAGTTTGGAAACAACAGTAATCAGCAAAACATTCCAAACTCGCCTGCCCTGTATGGAACTGGCCAAGCAATCCATCCCCAGTTCATGCCACGTCAGCCTATGTACGGACTTGGGCCCCGTTTGCCTCTATCAGCCATCCACCCGTCTTCAACTGCATCCACTTCAATGTTCAATTCTGCAGCAAACCCTCAGTCATCGTCATCTCAACCGATTTTGAGACCGGGTACAAGGACAAGCTCGGGTTTGGGTTGA
- the LOC124925388 gene encoding SWI/SNF complex subunit SWI3C-like isoform X4, which translates to MPVSSSAELRTGWRKKRKRHPQIGQRPKPQDEDEEEDDVEDEEEEDLEQQNKFEQGQRNKEQNSQSRRVIETLLGAGEKVSDFPPVIKQKLNRPHSSVSAIVALEKAVQRGESVSLQNGIVFENISHGQLQSLSIVPRDSPSLLPASELEKVDGFTSLGSSYVITPPPLMDGRGVIKRFGGNRVLLVPMHAEWFAPHSIHRLERQVVPHFFTGKSNDHSPEKYLGCRNLIIAKYMENPERRISVSDCEGLEFGIDIEDLTRIVRFLDNWGILNYCAAAPPNFKPRDHDSCLKEDSNGEVQVPSAALKSIDSLIQFDKPKCRLKAADVYQQMSSSIADKECDLDRRIRERLSENSCSYCSSTLSTIFYQSLKEVDVLACFDCYHDGKFVVGHSSLDFVRMDSTKGCGDYLDSESWTDQETLLLLEAIETYNDNWNEIADHVGTKSKSQCILHFVRLPVEDDQLESIEVPDKSQMSNGYDPRRPGTCLQESDSEKSLLFANSKNPVMSLVAFLTSAVGPRVAAACAHTSLSVLTADGLDASKNIEQMQSTGLANRMNMEALCNNNGHSHVENANSSKPKIGDSGLHGSLLSKQLKSAAQAGLSSAATKAKLFADHEEREIQRLSANIINNQFLNLFLFF; encoded by the exons ATGCCAGTTTCTTCGTCAG CAGAGCTACGAACCGGATGGaggaagaaaaggaagaggCACCCGCAAATCGGCCAAAGACCGAAACCCCAAGACGAAGACGAGGAAGAAGACGATGTCGAAGACGAGGAGGAGGAGGACCTTGAACAACAGAACAAATTCGAACAAGGACAACGAAACAAGGAACAAAACTCCCAATCAAGACGAGTGATCGAAACACTCTTGGGAGCCGGCGAGAAAGTTTCCGACTTTCCTCCGGTTATTAAGCAGAAATTGAATAGACCCCACTCGTCTGTTTCTGCGATTGTGGCCTTAGAGAAGGCGGTTCAAAGAGGGGAGAGTGTAAGTCTGCAGAACGGCATTGTCTTTGAGAATATTTCTCATGGGCAGCTCCAGTCTCTGTCTATTGTTCCCCGGGATTCTCCTTCGCTATTGCCAGCTAGTGAGCTGGAGAAAGTTGACGGCTTTACTTCTTTGGGTTCCTCATATGTCATTACACCTCCTCCTCTCATGGATGGGCGAGGAGTAATTAAACGTTTTGGTGGCAATCGAGTACTTTTAGTACCAATGCACGCAG AATGGTTTGCTCCTCATTCAATTCATAGATTGGAGAGACAAGTAGTGCCACACTTTTTCACTGGAAAGTCGAATGATCATAGCCCTGAAAAATACTTGGGATGTCGGAATTTAATTATTGCAAAATATATGGAAAATCCAGAGAGGAGAATCTCAGTTTCTGATTGTGAAGGATTGGAATTTGGTATTGATATAGAGGATTTAACTAGAATAGTTCGTTTCCTTGATAATTGGGGAATACTAAATTATTGTGCTGCTGCACCCCCTAATTTTAAACCTCGGGATCATGATTCATGCTTGAAGGAGGATTCTAATGGTGAAGTTCAAGTTCCTTCAGCTGCTTTGAAGAGTATTGATAGCTTGATCCAGTTTGACAAGCCCAAATGTAGGCTTAAGGCAGCAGATGTTTATCAGCAGATGTCATCAAGTATTGCAGACAAAGAGTGTGATTTGGACAGGCGAATACGAGAACGACTATCTGAGAACAGTTGCAGTTACTGTTCTTCGACTTTGTCCACAATATTCTATCAGTCTCTAAAGGAG GTAGATGTACTAGCCTGCTTTGATTGCTACCATGATGGAAAATTTGTAGTTGGTCACTCAAGCTTAGATTTTGTGAGGATGGACTCAACCAAAGGTTGTGGTGACTACTTGGACAGTGAAAGTTGGACAGATCAGGAAACATTGTTACTGCTTGAAGCAATTGAAACTTATAATGACAACTGGAATGAGATAGCTGACCATGTTGGTACAAAGTCAAAATCACAATGCATACTGCATTTTGTCCGTCTTCCTGTGGAGGATGATCAATTGGAAAGTATTGAAGTTCCTGACAAGTCTCAAATGTCAAATGGTTATGATCCTAGGAGACCAG GAACATGTCTTCAAGAATCTGATTCAGAGAAAAGTCTCCTGTTTGCAAATTCAAAGAATCCTGTTATGTCATTG GTTGCCTTTCTGACATCTGCTGTGGGACCAAGAGTGGCTGCAGCATGTGCTCACACATCTTTGTCTGTGCTCACTGCTGATGGCCTCGATGCTTCTAAAAATATTGAACAAATGCAATCAACCGGACTTGCTAAtag AATGAATATGGAGGCTCTCTGTAACAATAATGGCCATTCTCATGTAGAAAATGCAAACTCAAGTAAGCCAAaaa TAGGTGACTCAGGGTTGCATGGTTCATTACTGAGTAAACAGTTAAAATCTGCTGCCCAAGCTGGTCTTTCTTCTGCAGCAACAAAAGCTAAATTGTTTGCAGACCATGAAGAAAGGGAAATACAAAGACTCTCTgctaatattataaataatcag TTTCTcaatctctttctcttcttctga
- the LOC124925388 gene encoding SWI/SNF complex subunit SWI3C-like isoform X1, protein MPVSSSAELRTGWRKKRKRHPQIGQRPKPQDEDEEEDDVEDEEEEDLEQQNKFEQGQRNKEQNSQSRRVIETLLGAGEKVSDFPPVIKQKLNRPHSSVSAIVALEKAVQRGESVSLQNGIVFENISHGQLQSLSIVPRDSPSLLPASELEKVDGFTSLGSSYVITPPPLMDGRGVIKRFGGNRVLLVPMHAEWFAPHSIHRLERQVVPHFFTGKSNDHSPEKYLGCRNLIIAKYMENPERRISVSDCEGLEFGIDIEDLTRIVRFLDNWGILNYCAAAPPNFKPRDHDSCLKEDSNGEVQVPSAALKSIDSLIQFDKPKCRLKAADVYQQMSSSIADKECDLDRRIRERLSENSCSYCSSTLSTIFYQSLKEVDVLACFDCYHDGKFVVGHSSLDFVRMDSTKGCGDYLDSESWTDQETLLLLEAIETYNDNWNEIADHVGTKSKSQCILHFVRLPVEDDQLESIEVPDKSQMSNGYDPRRPGTCLQESDSEKSLLFANSKNPVMSLVAFLTSAVGPRVAAACAHTSLSVLTADGLDASKNIEQMQSTGLANRMNMEALCNNNGHSHVENANSSKPKIGDSGLHGSLLSKQLKSAAQAGLSSAATKAKLFADHEEREIQRLSANIINNQLKRLELKLKQFAEIETLLMKECEQVERSRQRLAGDRVRILSGQFGNNSNQQNIPNSPALYGTGQAIHPQFMPRQPMYGLGPRLPLSAIHPSSTASTSMFNSAANPQSSSSQPILRPGTRTSSGLG, encoded by the exons ATGCCAGTTTCTTCGTCAG CAGAGCTACGAACCGGATGGaggaagaaaaggaagaggCACCCGCAAATCGGCCAAAGACCGAAACCCCAAGACGAAGACGAGGAAGAAGACGATGTCGAAGACGAGGAGGAGGAGGACCTTGAACAACAGAACAAATTCGAACAAGGACAACGAAACAAGGAACAAAACTCCCAATCAAGACGAGTGATCGAAACACTCTTGGGAGCCGGCGAGAAAGTTTCCGACTTTCCTCCGGTTATTAAGCAGAAATTGAATAGACCCCACTCGTCTGTTTCTGCGATTGTGGCCTTAGAGAAGGCGGTTCAAAGAGGGGAGAGTGTAAGTCTGCAGAACGGCATTGTCTTTGAGAATATTTCTCATGGGCAGCTCCAGTCTCTGTCTATTGTTCCCCGGGATTCTCCTTCGCTATTGCCAGCTAGTGAGCTGGAGAAAGTTGACGGCTTTACTTCTTTGGGTTCCTCATATGTCATTACACCTCCTCCTCTCATGGATGGGCGAGGAGTAATTAAACGTTTTGGTGGCAATCGAGTACTTTTAGTACCAATGCACGCAG AATGGTTTGCTCCTCATTCAATTCATAGATTGGAGAGACAAGTAGTGCCACACTTTTTCACTGGAAAGTCGAATGATCATAGCCCTGAAAAATACTTGGGATGTCGGAATTTAATTATTGCAAAATATATGGAAAATCCAGAGAGGAGAATCTCAGTTTCTGATTGTGAAGGATTGGAATTTGGTATTGATATAGAGGATTTAACTAGAATAGTTCGTTTCCTTGATAATTGGGGAATACTAAATTATTGTGCTGCTGCACCCCCTAATTTTAAACCTCGGGATCATGATTCATGCTTGAAGGAGGATTCTAATGGTGAAGTTCAAGTTCCTTCAGCTGCTTTGAAGAGTATTGATAGCTTGATCCAGTTTGACAAGCCCAAATGTAGGCTTAAGGCAGCAGATGTTTATCAGCAGATGTCATCAAGTATTGCAGACAAAGAGTGTGATTTGGACAGGCGAATACGAGAACGACTATCTGAGAACAGTTGCAGTTACTGTTCTTCGACTTTGTCCACAATATTCTATCAGTCTCTAAAGGAG GTAGATGTACTAGCCTGCTTTGATTGCTACCATGATGGAAAATTTGTAGTTGGTCACTCAAGCTTAGATTTTGTGAGGATGGACTCAACCAAAGGTTGTGGTGACTACTTGGACAGTGAAAGTTGGACAGATCAGGAAACATTGTTACTGCTTGAAGCAATTGAAACTTATAATGACAACTGGAATGAGATAGCTGACCATGTTGGTACAAAGTCAAAATCACAATGCATACTGCATTTTGTCCGTCTTCCTGTGGAGGATGATCAATTGGAAAGTATTGAAGTTCCTGACAAGTCTCAAATGTCAAATGGTTATGATCCTAGGAGACCAG GAACATGTCTTCAAGAATCTGATTCAGAGAAAAGTCTCCTGTTTGCAAATTCAAAGAATCCTGTTATGTCATTG GTTGCCTTTCTGACATCTGCTGTGGGACCAAGAGTGGCTGCAGCATGTGCTCACACATCTTTGTCTGTGCTCACTGCTGATGGCCTCGATGCTTCTAAAAATATTGAACAAATGCAATCAACCGGACTTGCTAAtag AATGAATATGGAGGCTCTCTGTAACAATAATGGCCATTCTCATGTAGAAAATGCAAACTCAAGTAAGCCAAaaa TAGGTGACTCAGGGTTGCATGGTTCATTACTGAGTAAACAGTTAAAATCTGCTGCCCAAGCTGGTCTTTCTTCTGCAGCAACAAAAGCTAAATTGTTTGCAGACCATGAAGAAAGGGAAATACAAAGACTCTCTgctaatattataaataatcag TTGAAGAGATTAGAACTGAAGCTGAAACAGTTTGCTGAAATTGAAACCTTGTTGATGAAAGAATGCGAACAAGTAGAACGATCAAGACAGAGGCTTGCTGGAGATCGTGTTCGGATATTATCAGGCCAGTTTGGAAACAACAGTAATCAGCAAAACATTCCAAACTCGCCTGCCCTGTATGGAACTGGCCAAGCAATCCATCCCCAGTTCATGCCACGTCAGCCTATGTACGGACTTGGGCCCCGTTTGCCTCTATCAGCCATCCACCCGTCTTCAACTGCATCCACTTCAATGTTCAATTCTGCAGCAAACCCTCAGTCATCGTCATCTCAACCGATTTTGAGACCGGGTACAAGGACAAGCTCGGGTTTGGGTTGA
- the LOC124925388 gene encoding SWI/SNF complex subunit SWI3C-like isoform X3: MPVSSSAELRTGWRKKRKRHPQIGQRPKPQDEDEEEDDVEDEEEEDLEQQNKFEQGQRNKEQNSQSRRVIETLLGAGEKVSDFPPVIKQKLNRPHSSVSAIVALEKAVQRGESVSLQNGIVFENISHGQLQSLSIVPRDSPSLLPASELEKVDGFTSLGSSYVITPPPLMDGRGVIKRFGGNRVLLVPMHAEWFAPHSIHRLERQVVPHFFTGKSNDHSPEKYLGCRNLIIAKYMENPERRISVSDCEGLEFGIDIEDLTRIVRFLDNWGILNYCAAAPPNFKPRDHDSCLKEDSNGEVQVPSAALKSIDSLIQFDKPKCRLKAADVYQQMSSSIADKECDLDRRIRERLSENSCSYCSSTLSTIFYQSLKEVDVLACFDCYHDGKFVVGHSSLDFVRMDSTKGCGDYLDSESWTDQETLLLLEAIETYNDNWNEIADHVGTKSKSQCILHFVRLPVEDDQLESIEVPDKSQMSNGYDPRRPGTCLQESDSEKSLLFANSKNPVMSLVAFLTSAVGPRVAAACAHTSLSVLTADGLDASKNIEQMQSTGLANRMNMEALCNNNGHSHVENANSIGDSGLHGSLLSKQLKSAAQAGLSSAATKAKLFADHEEREIQRLSANIINNQLKRLELKLKQFAEIETLLMKECEQVERSRQRLAGDRVRILSGQFGNNSNQQNIPNSPALYGTGQAIHPQFMPRQPMYGLGPRLPLSAIHPSSTASTSMFNSAANPQSSSSQPILRPGTRTSSGLG, from the exons ATGCCAGTTTCTTCGTCAG CAGAGCTACGAACCGGATGGaggaagaaaaggaagaggCACCCGCAAATCGGCCAAAGACCGAAACCCCAAGACGAAGACGAGGAAGAAGACGATGTCGAAGACGAGGAGGAGGAGGACCTTGAACAACAGAACAAATTCGAACAAGGACAACGAAACAAGGAACAAAACTCCCAATCAAGACGAGTGATCGAAACACTCTTGGGAGCCGGCGAGAAAGTTTCCGACTTTCCTCCGGTTATTAAGCAGAAATTGAATAGACCCCACTCGTCTGTTTCTGCGATTGTGGCCTTAGAGAAGGCGGTTCAAAGAGGGGAGAGTGTAAGTCTGCAGAACGGCATTGTCTTTGAGAATATTTCTCATGGGCAGCTCCAGTCTCTGTCTATTGTTCCCCGGGATTCTCCTTCGCTATTGCCAGCTAGTGAGCTGGAGAAAGTTGACGGCTTTACTTCTTTGGGTTCCTCATATGTCATTACACCTCCTCCTCTCATGGATGGGCGAGGAGTAATTAAACGTTTTGGTGGCAATCGAGTACTTTTAGTACCAATGCACGCAG AATGGTTTGCTCCTCATTCAATTCATAGATTGGAGAGACAAGTAGTGCCACACTTTTTCACTGGAAAGTCGAATGATCATAGCCCTGAAAAATACTTGGGATGTCGGAATTTAATTATTGCAAAATATATGGAAAATCCAGAGAGGAGAATCTCAGTTTCTGATTGTGAAGGATTGGAATTTGGTATTGATATAGAGGATTTAACTAGAATAGTTCGTTTCCTTGATAATTGGGGAATACTAAATTATTGTGCTGCTGCACCCCCTAATTTTAAACCTCGGGATCATGATTCATGCTTGAAGGAGGATTCTAATGGTGAAGTTCAAGTTCCTTCAGCTGCTTTGAAGAGTATTGATAGCTTGATCCAGTTTGACAAGCCCAAATGTAGGCTTAAGGCAGCAGATGTTTATCAGCAGATGTCATCAAGTATTGCAGACAAAGAGTGTGATTTGGACAGGCGAATACGAGAACGACTATCTGAGAACAGTTGCAGTTACTGTTCTTCGACTTTGTCCACAATATTCTATCAGTCTCTAAAGGAG GTAGATGTACTAGCCTGCTTTGATTGCTACCATGATGGAAAATTTGTAGTTGGTCACTCAAGCTTAGATTTTGTGAGGATGGACTCAACCAAAGGTTGTGGTGACTACTTGGACAGTGAAAGTTGGACAGATCAGGAAACATTGTTACTGCTTGAAGCAATTGAAACTTATAATGACAACTGGAATGAGATAGCTGACCATGTTGGTACAAAGTCAAAATCACAATGCATACTGCATTTTGTCCGTCTTCCTGTGGAGGATGATCAATTGGAAAGTATTGAAGTTCCTGACAAGTCTCAAATGTCAAATGGTTATGATCCTAGGAGACCAG GAACATGTCTTCAAGAATCTGATTCAGAGAAAAGTCTCCTGTTTGCAAATTCAAAGAATCCTGTTATGTCATTG GTTGCCTTTCTGACATCTGCTGTGGGACCAAGAGTGGCTGCAGCATGTGCTCACACATCTTTGTCTGTGCTCACTGCTGATGGCCTCGATGCTTCTAAAAATATTGAACAAATGCAATCAACCGGACTTGCTAAtag AATGAATATGGAGGCTCTCTGTAACAATAATGGCCATTCTCATGTAGAAAATGCAAACTCAA TAGGTGACTCAGGGTTGCATGGTTCATTACTGAGTAAACAGTTAAAATCTGCTGCCCAAGCTGGTCTTTCTTCTGCAGCAACAAAAGCTAAATTGTTTGCAGACCATGAAGAAAGGGAAATACAAAGACTCTCTgctaatattataaataatcag TTGAAGAGATTAGAACTGAAGCTGAAACAGTTTGCTGAAATTGAAACCTTGTTGATGAAAGAATGCGAACAAGTAGAACGATCAAGACAGAGGCTTGCTGGAGATCGTGTTCGGATATTATCAGGCCAGTTTGGAAACAACAGTAATCAGCAAAACATTCCAAACTCGCCTGCCCTGTATGGAACTGGCCAAGCAATCCATCCCCAGTTCATGCCACGTCAGCCTATGTACGGACTTGGGCCCCGTTTGCCTCTATCAGCCATCCACCCGTCTTCAACTGCATCCACTTCAATGTTCAATTCTGCAGCAAACCCTCAGTCATCGTCATCTCAACCGATTTTGAGACCGGGTACAAGGACAAGCTCGGGTTTGGGTTGA